The sequence GCTGTACGCTGAACGGCGACAGCTGTCGCGGCCGGTATCCGACCGTGGAGCTTCTCGGGCCCCCTGCCCCCGGGTCGTGTCGTGGCCGACCGAGAGCAGGCTGGAGCCATATCACCGACAACGGCTTGAGTCGACGTCCTCCCCGGCTTCGCGCCAGAGCGCAACCCACCTCCGCCCCCGGGCACCCTTCAACGGTCCGGGGGAGTCGCCGGTACGTGCCGAACAGGCTGGGTGAAGCGCCTGCTCATCAAGGGTGGCACCCTCGCGCAGGTGTGGAAGCGGTGGCGTGGTGGACGTGAGCGCGACCATGGCCCTCATCCTGCGTGAGCTTTCCCCAGGGAACGGTTCGGGTCTCCTGGGCGGTGATCCGCTGACGTGCGCGCGCGTGCTCGGGGTCGACGGGATCGCGGTGTCCCTGGGGACCGATGAAGCCCTGACCGAGTTGGTGTGGTCCACCCCGGGCTGCAGCGCCGCCCTGGAGGACGTGCAGTGCACCCTCGGTGAGGGGCCGGGCCTGGATTCCTACCGGCACAGCACCTCGATCGCCGTGCCTGATGTGGAGCGGGCCGATCCGTACCGCTGGCCCGTCTTCCTCCCCGAGGCCGGACACCTCGGCGTGCGGGCGCTGTTCTGCTTCCCCCTGAATCTCGGTGCCGTCTCCCTGGGAGTGCTCACCGCGCAGCGCGGTAATCCGGCCCCCTTGGACGCGGACCAGACGAACGACGCGTTCGTCCTGGCCGCTGCCATCACCTCGGCACTGATCCAGGGCAAGGGCCGGCGGGAGTCCTTCGCCCAGGCGGAGCCGCCCACCGCGCTGCACCGTGCCGCCGTCCATCAGGCCGTGGGCATCATCAGCGTCCAGGCCGACATCTCTCTCACCGAGGCCATGGCTCTTCTGCGCGCCCACGCCTACCGCGGCGGCAGGCCTCTGCTCGAAGCTGCCGAGGATGTCGTGTCCCGGCGACTGCACTTTCGGAACAATCGAGACGGGACGGCCACCCCGTCCTGGAACAAGGACTGAGGACGATGACAAGTCAACAACGTGTGCTGGACATTCTGGTGGAGGCCGTGGACACGCTCACCGACGACTTCGACCTCATCGAGTTCCTGCACCGCCTGTCCCTCCGCTGCGTCGAACTCCTGGACGTCGACGCGGTCGGCATGATGATCGCCGACCAGCACGGCGAGCTCCAGCTCATCGCCGCCTCCGACGAGAACACCCGTCTGCTGGAGCTCTTCGCGCTGCAGCATGCCCAGGGCCCCTGCGTCCGCTGCTGTCAGACCGGCCAGGCTCAGCTGAACATCGATGTCACCTCGGCCGTCGCCACCGTGGGTTTCGGTCCCTTCGCCGCCCGCGCCCGAGCCATCGGCTTCGTCATCACCCACGCCCTGCCGATGAAACTGCGCCACCAGGTCGTCGGAGCCGTCAACCTCTTCGGCTCCAGGCTGCACCGCCTCAGCGAATCCGATGCCCAGATCGGCCAGGCCCTCGCCGACGTCGCGACCATCGCCATCCTCCAACAGCGCACCATCGAACAAGGCCACATCGAAAAGGCACAACTCCAGGCCGCCCTGTCCAACCGTGTCACCATCGAACAGGCCAAAGGCATCCTGTCCGAACGCCACGGCCTCAGCCTCGACGACACCTTCAACACCATGCGTACCTACGCCCGACCCCGCCACCTGCGCCTGACCGAACTGGCCAGGCAGGTCATCGACAACAGCTTCGACGGCGAGTTCGGCATCGACGACAGCACAGCTCCCGCCGGCCCCGACACCACCAACTGAGCCTGATCGTCCCCACTCCGGCACCTCCACCGTGGTTCCAGCGTGCCGCGCAAGCGCGACCGCCGTCGCGGTGAGCGAGGGCGCGCCGGATGCCTCGCATCCGGCGGCCTCCTTCCCCTCGCGACCGGCGGTTCTTCGCACGCATCAGAGACTTGCTCAGCTGTGGTGGCGACCGTGCCGTCCGCTGTCCTCGTCGTCACCGCCACCGTGGTGGTCGCCGTCCTCGTCGTCACCGCCCCGGTGGTGGTCGTCGACGGTGTCGTCGTCGTGACGTCCGCCGCGGTCGTCGTTCCCGGAGCCGGAGCCGGAGCCGGAGTTGGTGCTGTTGTTGCGGCCGCTGTTCCCGTCGTCACCGCGGTCGTCGTCGGACTTGGCCCTCGACCGCGTGATCTCGCCGCTGACGCGGTCGACGTGGACCTCGTACCGGCTGCCGTTCTTGAGGATCCTTACGCTCCACACGGCGCGGCCGTGTTCGGTTTCGGCCTCGATCTTGGTGATGGTGCCACCGCCCACGTGGGAGAGCGCGATCTCCCCGGCGCGTCGGCTGCCCACCGACGGGTTCGCGGAAGTGCTCGCGGCCGATCCGGGCGTGGCGTCGGCCGTCGGAACCGTCGTCGGCGACCCGGACGCCGACTGGGACGGTGACGCGGTCGGCGCGTCGGAGGACGGCGCGGCCGACGCCGAGGCCGACGACGCACTGCGGGAGGGGGACGTGTCGTCGTTCCCGCCGGCGAGTGCCGTGCCGGTGATCGCGGCGACCAGTGCTCCCGAAGTGAGCAGGACGAGTGATGTGCGCTTCATGGCGAACCTCCTGTGAAATGCCTTGTGTTGAAGAGAGGTTCGCCCGAGCCCGGATAGGGCCGCGCTGCGCCAGTGCTAAGAGCGGGCTAAGGCGGTCATCGCGGCAGGGGAGGAGAGGTGAAGGGCGCGGGGGGATCGGGGGCTCCCAGTTCCAGGGTCACGCGGGCGCCCCCTGCCCGGCCGGTCGTCAGCTCCATGTGTCCGCCGCTGGACAGAGCGGCCCGCCGGGCGATGTCCAGGCCGAGGCCGGTGGATCCGCCGAGGCTGGTCCCCCGCCGGGCCAGGTCCGGAGACAGACCGGGGCCTTCGTCGGCCACGGTGAGCACGGCTCCGCCGCCGGGCCGGGGCGACAGGACGACGGAGAAGGCGGTGCCGTCGGGAGTGTGGGCGAACACGTTGCCGAGCAACGCGTCCACGGCGGCGGCGAGTTCGTCGGCCGGTACGCCGACCGGCAGCGGCCCCTCCGCCGTGACGTCCAAGGTGACGGCCCGCCCGGTGTCCTCGGCCAGCACCGTCCAGAACGCCACCCGCTCGCGGACCGCGGAAACCGCTTCGCACTCCGCGTGCGCGTCCGTCTCCCTGCGGTGCCGGGCCTGGCTGATGAGGCCGGTGACGGCCCGCTCCATGGCGTCCACGCGGGCGGTGATCCGGACGGCGTCGGTGCCGGCCAGCGATTCGGCCTCCAGCCGCAGGGAGGTCAGGGGTGCCCGGAGCCGGTGGGAGAGGTCCGCGACCTGTTCGCGTTCCTCGCGCAGCAGTTCCTGGATCCGGTCGGCGAGATGGTTGAGGGCGCCGGCGACCTCGCGCAGTTCCGGCGGTCCGTCGGGGCGGGCGCGGGCCGTGAGATCGGCCCGGGCGAGCCGGTGGGAGACGGCGGACAGATCCGCGATGGGGCTGACCAGGGCGCGGCTGAGGCGGTCGGCGACGAGCAGGCCGAGCAGCAGGAGCGCGACCCCCAGTCCGACGAGTACCAGCCAGGCCTGTGTGACCCCGCGGGTCAGTTCGGCGGCGGGCACGAAGGCGCGGATGACGGCGGTGCCGTCCGGCCGGCCGAGTACGGCCACCACGATCTCGCGTCCGTCGGCCCGTTCCACGGTCCGGCTGACTCCGGCCAGGGCCGCGAGCCGCACGGCGCTGGTCCGCGGTACCCGGGTGCCCAGGACCGACCCGTCCGCGAGGAAGACGGTGAGCGGGCCCCGGGCCCCGGCAGCCATGTGCTCGACGCTGCTCCGCAGGGTGTCCGGATCAGCGGTCCCCACCAGCGAGACGAGGCTCTGCGCGTCGGCGCCGGCCGTGGCGGTGGCCCGGTCCTGCGCCACCGTACGCAGCAACAGGGCAAGGGGCACGACGAACGCGAGGAGCGCCAGGCACATGGTGGCCGCGACCAGCAGGGTCAGACGGCGTCTCATGAAGGGTCCGCGGGCGCGCTCAGCCTGACACCGACACCTCGTACGGTATGCAGGTAGCGGGGTTCCTGCGCACTCTCGCCGAGCTTGCGGCGCAGCCAGGACAGGTGTACGTCCACGGTCTTGTCGGCGCTTCCGTACGGCACCCGCCACACCTCGGTGAGCAGTTCCCGCTTGGTGACGACCTGCCCCGCCCGGCCCGCGAGATGGTGGAGGAGGTCGAACTCGCGGGGTGTGAGGTCGAGAACGGTTCCGGCGAGGCTCGCCTCACGAGTGCCCGGGTCGATGCGCAGCTCACCGACGACGGTGGCGGCGGCGGGCTCGCGGGAGTTGGTGCCGCGCCGCAGCACCGCCCTGATCCGTGCCTCCAGTTGGGCAGCGGTGAACGGCTTCACCACATAGTCGTCGGCGCCGGCGTCGAGCCCCCGGACGATCTCCGCCTCGTCGTCCCGCGCCGTCGCGATGATCACCGGTACCGGACTGACCGCCCGCAGCATGCGCAGCAGTTCGATGCCGTCGAGATCGGGCAGGCCGAGGTCGAGGACCACGAGATCGGGACGCTCGTCCAGCGCGGTCTGCAACCCGCCCATCGCGGTATGGGCGGCGGCGACCGCGTGACCGCGCTCGCGCAGGGCACGGAGCAAGGGCGTCCGTATCGTCGGGTCGTCTTCGACTATCAGGAGGTGAACCACAGCAGGCACGCTATCCGAGCGGTCGGGCGGGTCCGCCCTGTTAACCATCCCTTAGGTTTCCCCGGTGCTGCCCTTATCGACGTCCAGGGCATAGTCGTACGCATGCCCTCCCGTACCTTTCTCGCTCTGGCCGGCTGGACGGCCGCCGCTGTGGCCGCCACGCTCACCGGACTGGCCGCCGTCGAGATCATCGGTGACGGGATCACCGGCTCCTCCGACGGCAAGGCGCTCAGCTCGGAGCAGGTCGAGCGGCAGCTCGACGCGGCGAAGGCCTCGGAGTCGTCCGACCCCGGCCGGGGACCGGGCTCCGCGACGCCGAGTAAGACCCCTGCCACCGGGACGCCCGGCCCTGCTTCCACTCCCTCTTCGGCTGCGACGTCCACGCCCGTTCCCACCGCGACCGGCACCCCGGTCAGGAGGACCTTCTCGGCTCCGGGCGGCACGGCCATCGCCGTATGCGACGGAGCGACCGTACGGCTGTGGTCGTGGGCGCCTGCCCAGGGCTACGGAGTCAAGAGCGCCGACCGTGGCCCCGACGACGAACACGTCGAGGTGAAGTTCGAGGGCCCCGCGGGCAAGGTCGAACTCCGCGTGCGCTGCGTGAACGGCCGCCCCACCGGTTCGTGGAAGCAGGACGACTGACGAGGGCCGTGCTTGAGGACGGCCGAGCCCTCCGGAAGCGGTCCACATGACCCACTCCTCCGTTCATGGGGCGAGGACCACGTCCGGGCTGCCGGTCGTCCAGGCGATGCGGAGTGTCCGACGGGAGATGCGCCAGCCGTCGGGGGTCCGGACGAGGTCGTCCTCGTAGGTGCCGCCGGTGTGGTAGTAGTCACCGCCCCGGTGGTGGTGGGCGACGATCTGGGTGGACGCGTGCGCTCCGGTGTCCGTGATCTCGACAATCTGGGCACCCAGCAGGTGCTGCGTCGCGTCGAGAGTGCTGAACATCCGCCGGGCGCCGGCCGCGACGGCGCCGCCCCCGGTCGTCACACCGCTGAACTTCGCTCCCTCCGGCAGATAGCCCTCGAAGACGTTCTCCACGTCGGCGTCCTCGGTGAAGACGGAGGCGACCCGGGCGAAGTCGCGCCGGTCCAGGCTGAAGGCGTAGGTCGTGAGGAGATGAAGGATCTCGCCGCGGTCCCGGGAGTGGTCGGGCAAGGACGTGTCGTTCATCGAACTCCGATCATGAGGAGGGGGGAGGAGGCGGGGAGGGGAGGAGACGGGGAGGGGCCGACCGTGATCCGTGACGGGCCGCCGCCCGGTCAGGGCTTCCGGAAGCCGGAAGCCGGAAGCCGGAAGCCGGAAGCCGGATTGCCCGATGCCGGATTTCTAGATTCCGGAGAGGACGGTGGGGTCGCCTTCGGTCCAGGCGTTGTCGACGGTGACGTGCTGGATGACCCACACCTCGCCCTGCCTCGCCAGGTCGACCTCGTACCGGTTCGTCATGAGGACGTGGCGCGAGTGGTCCTCTCGGGGCAGGTGCTGGCACGCCATGATGCCTTCGAGGTGGGCGGTGTCGCCGTCGAGGCTCACGCGCGGGTTGCTCAGCGAGTGTGTGGTGTCCAGGTGGCTGAGTGAGCCCAGCAGGGCCGCGGCGATGGTCTCGCTGCCCTTGACCGGCGGGTACTCCTGGCCGGCCTTCTTCGTGGCGGGACCGAAATCGGCTACTGCGTCGTCCGCGAACGCGGAGGTGAGCAGGTTCTTGTCGCGCAGGTCCAGGCCGGCCGCGTACCGGTAGAGGGTCTCCACGACGGCGAGCTTGTCCTCGGTCGCCGTGGGAGTGCCGGGAGGCGTGCCCGTCGTGGCGGTCGTGAGAGATGCGCTGTTGTCGATGTTCGACATGGTGCGTTCCTGACTCGTGGGTCGGTTGTTGCATCCAACGTAGACCACTATTTGACACCTGTCGAATAGTGGTAGCGTCGAGAGCGAACCCGCCGAAGGAGCGTCATGTCCGAAGTGGATCTCAGTGCCCGACCTGCGACTGTCACCGGAGCAGGCAGGAGGTGTCGACGCCGTCCCTGCCGGTGGTCGGGCGGCGAAGGAGATTGTCGAAGGAAGCCGTCGAAGGCCGAGGGGGCGAAGCCGGGTGATCGCCCGCGAAGTAGGCTGCCTCCATGGTGAGTGATCAGCCCTCGGCCGTGGAAGCGGATCCGCGCTTCACCCGTTCACGACGGGCGATCGCGGACGCGTTGACGGACCTGATGCAGCGGACGCAGTCGTCCCCCTCGGTCTCCGCCCTGGCGGAAGCGGCGGGCGTTCACCGCGCCACCTTCTACAACCACTTCGACTCGGTCGAAGAGGCCGCGGTGTACGTCATCGCGGACGACTTCCGCACACTTCATGACCTGAACATCAGCGATCGGCAGATGGGCGCGGACCCGACCGCCGTGGCCGTGGCGACGCTGAACGCGATGCTCGACACTCTTCGCCGGCGCAAGAGCCTCTTCCTGCTGGCTTCGACCTGGCAGTCATCGAGCGGGCTGATGGGTATCGGCGACCTTCTCGTCGACCAACTCCGCAGGCTCCGGCGCGACCTGGGTGTTGACGAGCAGGAGGCCGGAGCGCACAACTCGGTCGAGGACGTCTACACGGCCTCGGGCGTGCACGGAGTCTTCTCGGCCGCGGTCGGGGGGAACACCGACTGCGACCCGGAGGAGATCGCTGTCCGCCTGTTCAACCTCCTGCCCGACTGGATTCGCCACCCACCGGAGTCGTCGACAACCTGAGCGCAGTCGTCGCCAACTCGAGCCGGAGACTCGGCCGACCGTGACGCCGAGCCGTCTCGATGGCATCGAGCAGTCGCACTGACAGCGAGCCCCCGAACTGACATCGAGCAGTCGCGATGACATCGGCCGTGCCGGCTGCCGGTGTGCCCTTCTCGCCATGGAGGGCGGGCATGTCCGGCGTGCGGACGGTCACGGTCACCGCCCTCAGCCGACGGGCCCGTGCGCACACCCATGGCCCCGTCCTCGACAGCCTCGGCTTCGACGAGCGGGCTCACCCACCCCGTGACGCCGGCCGCCCAAGAGCGCTCAGCGCCGGCCACCCAGAGTGTCAGCCACCCCGGAGCGTCAGCCAGCCCACAGCGCCAGTCACCTCGGTGCGCCGACAGCCTGGCGCCTGAGCCCGGCGCCGACA is a genomic window of Streptomyces sp. NBC_00414 containing:
- a CDS encoding PepSY domain-containing protein is translated as MGGGTITKIEAETEHGRAVWSVRILKNGSRYEVHVDRVSGEITRSRAKSDDDRGDDGNSGRNNSTNSGSGSGSGNDDRGGRHDDDTVDDHHRGGDDEDGDHHGGGDDEDSGRHGRHHS
- a CDS encoding GAF and ANTAR domain-containing protein, with product MVDVSATMALILRELSPGNGSGLLGGDPLTCARVLGVDGIAVSLGTDEALTELVWSTPGCSAALEDVQCTLGEGPGLDSYRHSTSIAVPDVERADPYRWPVFLPEAGHLGVRALFCFPLNLGAVSLGVLTAQRGNPAPLDADQTNDAFVLAAAITSALIQGKGRRESFAQAEPPTALHRAAVHQAVGIISVQADISLTEAMALLRAHAYRGGRPLLEAAEDVVSRRLHFRNNRDGTATPSWNKD
- a CDS encoding TetR/AcrR family transcriptional regulator is translated as MVSDQPSAVEADPRFTRSRRAIADALTDLMQRTQSSPSVSALAEAAGVHRATFYNHFDSVEEAAVYVIADDFRTLHDLNISDRQMGADPTAVAVATLNAMLDTLRRRKSLFLLASTWQSSSGLMGIGDLLVDQLRRLRRDLGVDEQEAGAHNSVEDVYTASGVHGVFSAAVGGNTDCDPEEIAVRLFNLLPDWIRHPPESSTT
- a CDS encoding response regulator transcription factor gives rise to the protein MVHLLIVEDDPTIRTPLLRALRERGHAVAAAHTAMGGLQTALDERPDLVVLDLGLPDLDGIELLRMLRAVSPVPVIIATARDDEAEIVRGLDAGADDYVVKPFTAAQLEARIRAVLRRGTNSREPAAATVVGELRIDPGTREASLAGTVLDLTPREFDLLHHLAGRAGQVVTKRELLTEVWRVPYGSADKTVDVHLSWLRRKLGESAQEPRYLHTVRGVGVRLSAPADPS
- a CDS encoding GAF and ANTAR domain-containing protein → MTSQQRVLDILVEAVDTLTDDFDLIEFLHRLSLRCVELLDVDAVGMMIADQHGELQLIAASDENTRLLELFALQHAQGPCVRCCQTGQAQLNIDVTSAVATVGFGPFAARARAIGFVITHALPMKLRHQVVGAVNLFGSRLHRLSESDAQIGQALADVATIAILQQRTIEQGHIEKAQLQAALSNRVTIEQAKGILSERHGLSLDDTFNTMRTYARPRHLRLTELARQVIDNSFDGEFGIDDSTAPAGPDTTN
- a CDS encoding nuclear transport factor 2 family protein encodes the protein MNDTSLPDHSRDRGEILHLLTTYAFSLDRRDFARVASVFTEDADVENVFEGYLPEGAKFSGVTTGGGAVAAGARRMFSTLDATQHLLGAQIVEITDTGAHASTQIVAHHHRGGDYYHTGGTYEDDLVRTPDGWRISRRTLRIAWTTGSPDVVLAP
- a CDS encoding sensor histidine kinase — its product is MRRRLTLLVAATMCLALLAFVVPLALLLRTVAQDRATATAGADAQSLVSLVGTADPDTLRSSVEHMAAGARGPLTVFLADGSVLGTRVPRTSAVRLAALAGVSRTVERADGREIVVAVLGRPDGTAVIRAFVPAAELTRGVTQAWLVLVGLGVALLLLGLLVADRLSRALVSPIADLSAVSHRLARADLTARARPDGPPELREVAGALNHLADRIQELLREEREQVADLSHRLRAPLTSLRLEAESLAGTDAVRITARVDAMERAVTGLISQARHRRETDAHAECEAVSAVRERVAFWTVLAEDTGRAVTLDVTAEGPLPVGVPADELAAAVDALLGNVFAHTPDGTAFSVVLSPRPGGGAVLTVADEGPGLSPDLARRGTSLGGSTGLGLDIARRAALSSGGHMELTTGRAGGARVTLELGAPDPPAPFTSPPLPR
- a CDS encoding nuclear transport factor 2 family protein is translated as MSNIDNSASLTTATTGTPPGTPTATEDKLAVVETLYRYAAGLDLRDKNLLTSAFADDAVADFGPATKKAGQEYPPVKGSETIAAALLGSLSHLDTTHSLSNPRVSLDGDTAHLEGIMACQHLPREDHSRHVLMTNRYEVDLARQGEVWVIQHVTVDNAWTEGDPTVLSGI